Proteins from a single region of Cydia strobilella chromosome 2, ilCydStro3.1, whole genome shotgun sequence:
- the LOC134751860 gene encoding protein tonB2-like — MSHNPWPHGPPPPYHPGYTYPPPPPGGYAYVPTPVMMPVPAMPVYSVVQPQPVPPQSAPQPSYVPPPQPQPYADPIDWVPATGFSAPGLVERALVAGKEGWDGSPLCVIRAHHSGELVPGKLAIKHRSAYIPHGGKEVPVHNFEVLCVPEHMVHWVTASHGSVPPDAIIAGNAHNAEPLYICRVKHLKSITPGKVHPSHGCAYISFGGSEHSYKQYEVLCKVNTSTWR, encoded by the exons ATGTCTCACA ATCCATGGCCCCACGGTCCCCCTCCGCCGTATCACCCCGGGTACACatacccgccgccgccgcccggcgGGTATGCCTACGTGCCCACGCCGGTGATGATGCCTGTGCCGGCCATGCCCGTGTACTCTGTGGTGCAGCCGCAGCCAGTGCCACCGCAGTCGGCCCCACAGCCCAGTTATGTGCCGCCGCCCCAGCCCCAACCTTATGCTG ATCCAATAGACTGGGTGCCAGCCACAGGCTTCTCCGCTCCCGGTCTAGTGGAGCGAGCACTCGTAGCCGGCAAGGAGGGCTGGGACGGCAGTCCGCTCTGCGTGATCAGAGCTCACCATAGCGGCGAGCTCGTGCCGGGCAAGCTAGCCATTAAGCACCGCTCTGCATATATACCTCACGGAGGGAAGGAGGTGCCGGTGCATAACTTTGAG GTTCTGTGCGTTCCTGAACACATGGTGCACTGGGTGACGGCCAGCCACGGCAGCGTGCCTCCCGACGCCATCATAGCCGGCAACGCGCACAACGCAGAGCCTCTTTACATATGCCGTGTTAAGCACCTGAAATCCATCACTCCCGGAAAG GTTCACCCTAGCCACGGCTGTGCGTACATTTCATTTGGAGGCAGCGAGCATTCGTACAAGCAATATGAAGTTCTCTGCAAAGTTAACACATCCACGTGGCGATAG